A stretch of DNA from Microbacterium sp. LWS13-1.2:
GCGCTGTGCATGGACAAGCACTTCATGAAGATCGTGCTCGCCGCGGCCGGCGTGCCGGTGTCACCGTCGATCACGGTCACGCGCGCCCGCTGGGAGAGCAACCCCGAGGGCGTGCGCGCGGATGCCGCGCCCCTCGGCGAGCCGACGTTCGTTAAGCCGGCCCGTGCCGGCTCGAGCGTGGGGGTGTCGAAGGTGCACGATGCCACCGAGCTCGACGACGCACTCGCGATCGCGTTCGCGGAGGACGACAAGGTGCTCATCGAGTCGGCGATCGTGGGCCGCGAGGTCGAGGTGGCGATCCTGGAGGGACGCGGCGGCGGGGCCCCGCGGGCGTCGCTGCCCGGCGAGATCGTGCTCACGACCCGCGAGTTCTACGACTTCGAGGGCAAGTACCTCGGGGGCGACGGTGCCGAGGTGGTCTGCCCCGCCGATCTCACCGACAGCGAGATCGCGGCGATCCAGGAGCTCGGCATCCGCGCGTTCCAGGCGGTCGACGGCAAGGGCCTCGCGCGCGTGGACTTCTTCCTCACGGCGGACGGCCTCTACGTCAACGAGCTCAACACGATGCCCGGCTTCACGCCGATCTCGATGTTCCCCAAGTGCTGGATCGCCTCGGGCCTCTCATACCCGCAGCTGATCACCGAGCTCATCGACACGGCGCTCGAGCGCACGGCAGGCGCGGCGGTCGAAGCGGCCGCGCGCTGAGCTTGGGCTGTGCGGGCGTCGGCTCGTCGAGCCGCGGCGGCGACGATCAGGGTGCCGGCGTCGCCTCGGCGCGGTCGAGGCACTCGCCGTCGACCGGCAGCACGCTCACGATCGGCGAAAGGGCGTCGAGGACGTCGCGGCTGGACGCCCCGTTGCCGTCCTCGTCGGCGGTGGTGTCGAGATAGATCTCGACGGCGGGGGTGCGGCCGAACGTCGTGATCCGGAAGCGGGGCGCATCGGAGTCGTCCACGATCCAGTCGACCCCGGCGACGCTCTGGCAGCGCAGGGTGGTCGGCCCCGGCGGCTCGACCCCGCACGTCAGCAGGACCCTGGCAGGCTCGCCCCACGCGCCGGTGGCCTGTGCGTCGGTCCAGCGGCGCGGCTGCCCGCTCAGCGTGTCGGGCAGGTTGGACGTGATCTCGGCGCACTGGGGATCGTTCGCAGCCTCGGCCGGATCGAGGTCGACGGTCGACGTGCAGCCCGCGAGTGCCAGCGCGGCGACCGCAGCGAGTCCGAGGGCAGCCAGTGAGGGGAGAACACGCACCGCTCCAGGCTAACCCCGCGGAACGGTCGCCCTCGCCGCCGGCGGTAGCGTGGTGATGTGGACGACGAGCGCGGGGATCCGACGGTGGGCGAGCTCAGCGAGGGACGGATCCTCCGGCGGATCCTCGAACGCCTGGGCGAGTCCAACGCACTGGTCGGCCCGGGCGACGACGCCGCCGTGATCGCCGCCGCGGACGGCCGCGTGGTCGCCACCGTCGACACGCTCGTCCACGGGCCCGACTTCCGCCTCGCGTGGTCGAGCGCGTACGACCTCGGCTACAAGGCGGCCGCGGTCAACCTCGCCGACATCGCCGCGATGGGGGCGACGCCGACCGCTCTGCTGGTCGCCCTCGCGATGCCCGACGAGACGCGGCTGTCGTTCGTCACCGGCATCGCCGACGGCCTGCGGGCGGCATGTCGCGACCTGGCGCCCGGCTGCCGCGTCGAGGGCGGCGACCTGACCGTGTCGGACACACTCACGATCGCAGTCACGGCGCTGGGCGCCCTGGCAGGACGCGCACCTGTGCTCCGCTCGGGTGCCCACGTCGGCGACGTCGTCGCCGTCGCCGGAGAACTGGGCCGTGCGGCGCGCGGTCTGCGCACACTCTTCACCCGCTTCACGGATGCCGCGGGCGATCCGGTCGCCGTCGACGAGCGCGTTCTTGGGCCCGCCGAGTTGACCGATCTCGCGGCGCAGCTGCGGCCGTCACCTCCCGTGTGGCTCGGCCCCGACGCCGCGGATGCGGGCGCGACGGCGATGATGGACGTGTCCGACGGGCTCGTGCTGGACGCGACCCGCCTGGCCGCGGCATCCGGTGTCACCCTCGCGCTGGAATCGGCGCTGCTCGGCGCCGATCCCGCGTCGGCTCTGTCAGGCGGCGAGGATCACGCCCTTCTGGCGACCTTCCCTGTTCGCCGTCCGCTGCCGCACGGATTCGTGCGGGTGGGCGTGGTGCAGCCACGCGGCGCGGACGCCGTGCTGGTCGACGGCCGGCCGTACGAGGGGCGGGGCGGCTGGGATCCCTATCTCGACTGGGACGCCCGCACGGGGTGATGTGCGCTGTCGCCGCGGGACGCTAGCGTGACACGGTGACCGATCTGCTTCCCCGCTCGACACCCGAATCGCAGTCCGTGCCGTCGGCGGCGATCTCCCGTCTCATCGCCGCGCTCGACGGCATCGACCACGTCCATACGCTGACGGTGCTGCGACACGGACACGTCATCGCCGAGGTGACCTGGGCGCCGTACGAGCGCGATCTGCCGACGGCGATGTACTCCGTGAGCAAGAGCTTCACCTCGATCGCGGTCGGTCTCGCGATCGAGGAGGGACGGTTCGCGATCGACGACCGCGTCGTCGACCTCATCCCGGATGCCGCTCCCGAGCGTCCCTCCGACCGGCTCGCCGCGCTCCGCGTGCGGCATCTGCTGACGATGGCGACCGGTCACGCCGCCGAGCCGCCGCTCGACGACCGCGATTGGGCGGTCACCGCCCTCGCCGCCGACCTGGCATACGAGCCCGGGACGCACTGGCTCTACAACACGCCCGCCACCTACCTGCTGTCGCTGATCGTCCAGACCCGCACCGGCGAGCGGCTGCGCGAGTTCCTGCACCCGCGGCTGTTCGATCCGCTCGGCTTCCGCGACCCGCAGTGGCTGCAGAGTCCGACCGGCGTGGATGCGGGCGGCTTCGGGCTGTCGATCCGGCCGGAGGAGCTGGCCGTCTTCGGTCAGCTGCTTCTGCAGCGCGGTGAGTGGCAGGGCAGGCAGCTCGTCCCGGCCGAGTGGATCGACCAGGCCACGGCCCGCCAAGTGGCGAACCGGTCCGACAACGCCGACTGGCGCCAGGGCTACGGCTTCCAGTTCTGGCGCTGCCGCCACGGCGCCTACCGCGGCGACGGCGCCTTCGGCCAGTACCTCGTCATCCTCCCGGAGGCGGACGCAGTCGTCGCGATCACGGGAGGGTTGCCCGATATGCAGGTGACGCTCGACGCGGTCTGGGACGAGCTGCTGCCGGCTTTCGACACGGAGGATGCGGGGTCGCTCGAGGCCGTCCCCACGCCGATTCCCGCTCCGGGCGGCGACCTCCGCGACGGAGAGGTCCGCCATCGCTACGACGGTCCCGTGCGCGAACTGCGGATCGCCCACGGCGTGATCGAGATCGACGGCCGGGAACTGCGGTGCGTCCCCGGGGTCTGGTCGGTGTCGACGTTCGCCGACGACCCCGCGACCGGACGCGAGTGGTACGGCGACCAGGTGGCGGTCGCCGGAGGGTGGCGGGGCGACGTATTCGTCGCGGAACTGCGCATCCTCGGCGATGCGCCGACGTTCCGGCTCGAACTGGAGCCGAGCGGCCGGCTGCACATCACGCGTGACGTGGGGTTCGACGGCTCCGAGGTCTGGGAGGGCGCACCGGCGTCTCAGCCCGCGGCGGCGGCCCACCACAGCGCGGTGTCGCCGTAGCGCTTCGAGCGGCCGGCCACGAGCCCGTCCGGCAGCGTCGGCTGGGGTGAGCGCGCAGCGCGTTCGATGACGACATCCGCTCCCGGCGACAGGACCGGCACGAGCAGCGAGAGCGTCGACGACAGCTCGGCCTCGCTCACGTCGTAGGGCGGATCCAGGAACACGAGGTCGAACGGACCTCGCGCCGTCCGCAGGAACGCGTCGGCCGAGCTGCGGTGCACCCGCACGGCGGCCGCCGCACCCACGGCCTTCGCCACACGCGCGGCGTTGCGCTGCGCGACGGTCGCCGCTCGAGGCGACTTCTCGACGAGATCCGCGGATGCCGCGCCGCGGCTGAGCGCTTCGAGCCCGAGCGCGCCGGATCCGGCGTAGAGGTCGAGCACGACCGCCCCGTGGAGGGTATCCGCGGACTCGAGCGCCCCGAACAGGGACTCGCGCACCCGGTCGCTGGTCGGCCGGGTGCCGGCGTCCGGCACATCGAGCACGAGGGAGCCGGCGCGGCCCGCGATGATGCGCGTCATCCCTTCACGATATCTCCGGCATCCTCCTCCCTGAGGCGGGGGACGGTGCGCAGCTCGGGACGCAGGCCGGACTTGTCGGCGTAGAACGCGCGGATCACATCCATGTCGGTGCGCACGTCTCCGGTGAGCCGGATGGTGGGGCCGAGGCCCGTCGTCATCGTGGTGCGGTCGACGTAGCCGAGGGTGACCGGCAGCTGCGCCTCGCGGCCGATGCGATAGAAGCCGGACTTCCAGTAGGCGCCGGAGCCGCGGGTGCCCTCCGGGGTGACGACGAGGCCGAACACCTCGCCCGCGCGGATCCGTGCGACCACGTCGCCCACCACCCGCGAGGGATCCGCCCGGTCGACGGGGATGCCGCCGAGGCCGCGCATGAGCGGGCCCTTCCAGCCCCGGAAAAGGCTTGCTTTGCCGAGCCAGCGCACCCGCATGCCGAGTCGCCACGCGATGCCGAGCATGAGGACGAAGTCCCAGTTCGAGGTGTGGGGCGCCCCCAGCAGCACCGTGGGGCGGTCGGGAGCCGGCGCGGTGGACAGCGTCCAGCGACTGCAGGCCCAGTAGACACGGGAGAGGAGTCGTCGGAGCATCTCGCCACCTTAGAGTCCGCCGCTGTGGTTCGGCCGACAGCGGGTCGGCGGCGGCTCCTAGACTCGTCTCATGGCGTCCTTCACCCTCGACTCGAGCCTCGGTGGCGCGGTCGGCGGCAAGACGGCGGCGGCGCTCGAACGCGCGTTCGGCATGACGACGGTCGGCGACCTGCTGGTGCACTATCCGCGCCGTTACGCACGCCGCGGCGAGCTCACGCAGATCTCCTCGCTGCCCGTGGGCGAGCCGGTGACGATCGTGGCCGAGGTGCGGCGGGTGAACGAGCGGCGCATGAAGAACCGCAGCGGGTCGCTGCTCGAGGTCGTGATCAGCGACGGCAACGGCGAGCTGTCGCTGACGTTCTTCAACCAGGCGTGGCGCGTCAAGGATCTGCG
This window harbors:
- a CDS encoding D-alanine--D-alanine ligase family protein translates to MDKPAVAVLFGGRSSEHSISSATAGGVLRAIDRDSYRVIPIGITRDGVFVLEEDDPDKFALDADRLPEVADNGTRVVWPEGGADRTLRVRRADGSVDELGRLDVVLPILHGLHGEDGTVQGFFDTLGIPYAGGGVLDSALCMDKHFMKIVLAAAGVPVSPSITVTRARWESNPEGVRADAAPLGEPTFVKPARAGSSVGVSKVHDATELDDALAIAFAEDDKVLIESAIVGREVEVAILEGRGGGAPRASLPGEIVLTTREFYDFEGKYLGGDGAEVVCPADLTDSEIAAIQELGIRAFQAVDGKGLARVDFFLTADGLYVNELNTMPGFTPISMFPKCWIASGLSYPQLITELIDTALERTAGAAVEAAAR
- a CDS encoding DUF3515 family protein, whose translation is MRVLPSLAALGLAAVAALALAGCTSTVDLDPAEAANDPQCAEITSNLPDTLSGQPRRWTDAQATGAWGEPARVLLTCGVEPPGPTTLRCQSVAGVDWIVDDSDAPRFRITTFGRTPAVEIYLDTTADEDGNGASSRDVLDALSPIVSVLPVDGECLDRAEATPAP
- the thiL gene encoding thiamine-phosphate kinase codes for the protein MDDERGDPTVGELSEGRILRRILERLGESNALVGPGDDAAVIAAADGRVVATVDTLVHGPDFRLAWSSAYDLGYKAAAVNLADIAAMGATPTALLVALAMPDETRLSFVTGIADGLRAACRDLAPGCRVEGGDLTVSDTLTIAVTALGALAGRAPVLRSGAHVGDVVAVAGELGRAARGLRTLFTRFTDAAGDPVAVDERVLGPAELTDLAAQLRPSPPVWLGPDAADAGATAMMDVSDGLVLDATRLAAASGVTLALESALLGADPASALSGGEDHALLATFPVRRPLPHGFVRVGVVQPRGADAVLVDGRPYEGRGGWDPYLDWDARTG
- a CDS encoding serine hydrolase, whose amino-acid sequence is MTDLLPRSTPESQSVPSAAISRLIAALDGIDHVHTLTVLRHGHVIAEVTWAPYERDLPTAMYSVSKSFTSIAVGLAIEEGRFAIDDRVVDLIPDAAPERPSDRLAALRVRHLLTMATGHAAEPPLDDRDWAVTALAADLAYEPGTHWLYNTPATYLLSLIVQTRTGERLREFLHPRLFDPLGFRDPQWLQSPTGVDAGGFGLSIRPEELAVFGQLLLQRGEWQGRQLVPAEWIDQATARQVANRSDNADWRQGYGFQFWRCRHGAYRGDGAFGQYLVILPEADAVVAITGGLPDMQVTLDAVWDELLPAFDTEDAGSLEAVPTPIPAPGGDLRDGEVRHRYDGPVRELRIAHGVIEIDGRELRCVPGVWSVSTFADDPATGREWYGDQVAVAGGWRGDVFVAELRILGDAPTFRLELEPSGRLHITRDVGFDGSEVWEGAPASQPAAAAHHSAVSP
- the rsmD gene encoding 16S rRNA (guanine(966)-N(2))-methyltransferase RsmD; this encodes MTRIIAGRAGSLVLDVPDAGTRPTSDRVRESLFGALESADTLHGAVVLDLYAGSGALGLEALSRGAASADLVEKSPRAATVAQRNAARVAKAVGAAAAVRVHRSSADAFLRTARGPFDLVFLDPPYDVSEAELSSTLSLLVPVLSPGADVVIERAARSPQPTLPDGLVAGRSKRYGDTALWWAAAAG
- a CDS encoding 1-acyl-sn-glycerol-3-phosphate acyltransferase; this encodes MLRRLLSRVYWACSRWTLSTAPAPDRPTVLLGAPHTSNWDFVLMLGIAWRLGMRVRWLGKASLFRGWKGPLMRGLGGIPVDRADPSRVVGDVVARIRAGEVFGLVVTPEGTRGSGAYWKSGFYRIGREAQLPVTLGYVDRTTMTTGLGPTIRLTGDVRTDMDVIRAFYADKSGLRPELRTVPRLREEDAGDIVKG